From the Pseudomonas sp. VD-NE ins genome, the window GGGTCAGCGTGCTGCTGGCCGCCTGTCGCAAGGAAAACGTCGAAGTTCGCGAGGCGGCGCTGGCCCTCGCCGGGCTGACCGCGCGGGTAGTCGATGTCGAAGCCTACGCCCTGGAGCGCTCGTTCGGCTTGCTGGCAACACAACTGGCCGCCTCTCAGGAGCGCCTGACCGTCGCCGTGGTCGACATCGGCGCGACCATGACCACCCTCAGCGTCCTGCACAACGGCAAGATCATCTATACCCGCGAACAACTGTTCGGCGGTCGACAACTGACCGAGGAAATCCAGCGCCGCTATGGCCTGACCCTCGAGCAGGCCGGGCTGGCGAAAAAGCAGGGCGGCCTGCCCGATGATTACATCAGCGAGGTCTTGCAACCCTTTCGCGAGGCGCTGGTGCAGCAGGTGTCGCGCTCCTTGCAGTTCTTCTTCGCCTCCGGGCAATACAACGCGGTCGATCACATTCTGCTGGCCGGCGGCACGGCGTCGGTGCCCGGGCTGGACCGCTTGATCGAGCAACGCCTGAACACGCCAACGCAAGTGGCCAACCCCTTTGCCAACATGGCCTTGAGCAGCAAGGTCAACGCTGGGGCACTGGCCAGCGATGCGCCGGCTCTGATGATCGCCTGCGGGCTCGCGCTCAGGAGTTTCGACTGATGGCGCGGATCAACCTCCTGCCCTGGCGCGAAGAGCGTCGCGAAGAGCGGCGCAAACGCTTTCTGCTGGCCTTGATCGGCGTGGTGGTCGGCTCGGTGGGCGCGGTGCTGATTGCCGATCAGGTCATCAGCGCGGCCATCGAGCGGCAAGTGGCGCGCAACGACTACATCGGCAAGCAGATCGCCGTGGTCGACGAACGGATCAAACAGATCAGCGATCTCAAGGCGCGCCGCCAGCAACTGGTCGAACGCATGCGCATCATCCAGGACTTGCAGGGCAACCGGCAGATCAGCGGGCGGATCTTCGATCAACTGGCACGCACGCTGCCGGACGGGGTGTATTTCACCGACGTGAAGATGGTTGGCAAGACACTGTCGATCAGTGGCGCCGCAGAATCGAACAACCGGGTCTCCGAGCTGATGCGCAATCTGGATGCCTCCGACTGGTTCGACGCACCGAGCCTCAATGAGGTGAAAGCGACGACCGCAGGTCAAGTGGATCAGGCCAACACGTTTGAACTGACCGTGCGGCAGACCCAGCCACGCACCTTGGAGGACGAGCAATGAAGCCGTCCGAATGGCTGGAAAGTCTGCGCGACATCGATTTCAACGACCTCGATACCAGCAACATCGGCTCGTGGCCGGCGGCAGTGAAAGCCATCGCCGGGGCGCTGTTGATGGTGCTGGTATTGGCGCTCGGCTATAACTTTTTTATCAGTGATGTGGAGAGCCAGCTGGAGGCCAAACGCGAAGAAGAGGCCACGCTCAAGGAGCAGTTCGCCAGCAAGGCGCGGCTGTCAGCCAACCTTGAGCTGTACACCCAGCAAATGAAGGAGATGGAAAACACCTTCGGCGTGTTGTTGCGGCAATTGCCCAGTGACACCGAGGTGCCGGGCCTGCTCGAGGACATCACCCGTACTGGTCTGGGCAGTGGCCTGGAGTTCGAAGAGATCAAGCTGCTGCCGGAGGTCACTCAGCAGTTTTATATCGAACTGCCGATCCAGATCACCGTCACCGGCGCCTATCACGACCTTGCTACCTTCGTCAGTGGCGTGGCGGGGCTGCCGCGCATCGTTACCTTGCATGACTTCGAACTCGCTCCTGCCGATAAAGAGGGTGGGCCGAAGCTGCGCATGAGCATCCTTGCCAAGACCTACCGGTATAACGACAAGGGGCTGCAGAAATGAGCCCGATTCGTTGCATCGCGTTGTCGATGACGCTGCTCGCGTTGAATGGTTGTGGTGGCAGCGATGACTTCAGCGATCTTGATGCCTACATGAATGAAGTACGCCTGCGCCCGGCAGGCAAGATTGAACCAACCCCGACATTCCGGTCTTACCCGACATTCACTTACAGCGCGGCCAACCTGCGCAGTCCGTTCTCGCGCCAGGTGCGTGTCGATCTGGCCGGGCAGAAACATGGCTCGCGCAACGTCAAGCCCGACCCCAATCGGGTCAAGCAATACCTCGAAGGTTTCAACATCGAGCAGTTCGAGATGGTCGGCACGATTGCCAATGCTTCCGGCTCCTTCGCGCTGCTGCGCGGTGCTGGCGGCGTGCATCGATTGAAAGTCGGCGATTACCTGGGGCGCAACGACGGTCGCATCGTCGCCATCAGCGCCACCCAGGTCGATGTGGTCGAGATCGTTCCCGACGGCGAAGGCGCCTGGCTGGAGCGTCCGCGCACCATTCCTTTGAAAGAGCACTCATAGTGGAAGTCGAACAATGAACAGGATTTTCTCCACCCTCGGTTTTTCGCTATGGATAGCGCTGATGTCGCCGATGGTACTCGCGGCCAATCTGAAGACGCTGGACGTGGCGGCATTGCCGGGTGATCGCGTCGAGCTGAAGTTGTCGTTCGACGGCCCGCCGCCACAACCCAAGGGCTACACCACCGAATCGCCGGCACGGATTGCGCTGGACCTGCCCGGTGTCGCCAGTCAGTTGCCCAACAAGAACCTCGATCTGGGTAGTGGCAATGCGCGCACGGCCACGGTGGTTGAGGCCAAGGAGCGGACGCGGCTGATTGTCAGCCTGACGCAGCTCGCGCCTTACAGCACGCGGGTCGAGGGCAATAATCTGTTCGTAGTGGTCGGTCAGGGCGCACCGGCACCCGTGTCGCGTCCTGCTGCCGTTGCGCCGCGCGTTACCGCTAAAGCGCCTGCGCCCGCCAGGGCATTTGTGCCGAAAACCCGGGCGATTCGCGGTGTGGACTTCCAGCGCGGTACGGCAGGTGAAGGCAATGTCGTCATCGACCTGTCTGACCCGACCATCGCTCCGGATATCCAGGAGCATGACGGCAAGATCATCCTCAGCTTCGCCCGCACGCAATTGCCGGAAAAGCTGCGCGTACGCCTCGACGTCAAGGATTTCGCCACACCGGTGCAATTCGTCAATGCCGGAGTGAGCGCTGATCGCACGGTTATTACCGTTGAACCCAGTGGCACCTACGAGTACTCCACCTTCCAGACCGACAACAAACTGACCGTCAGCATCCGGCCGATGACCGTCGATGATCTGCAAAAGCGTAACGCAGATCGTCAGGCTTACGTCGGCGAAAAGCTCTCGCTGAATTTTCAGGACATTGATGTGCGCTCGGTGCTGCAACTGATCGCCGACTTCACCAACCTCAACCTGGTCGCCAGCGATACGGTGCAGGGTGGCATCACTTTGCGTCTGCAAAACGTGCCGTGGGATCAGGCGCTGGATCTGGTGTTGAAAACCAAAGGCCTGGATAAACGCAAGATCGGCAATGTGCTGCTGGTGGCGCCGGCCGATGAAATCGCTGCCCGCGAGCGCCAGGAACTGGAGTCGCAGAAGCAGATCGCCGAACTGGCGCCGTTGCGCCGCGAGCTGTTGCAGGTGAACTACGCCAAAGCCGCGGACATTGCCAAGCTGTTTCAGTCGGTGACCAGTGCCGAGGCGAAAATCGACG encodes:
- a CDS encoding pilus assembly protein PilM, whose protein sequence is MLGLFNKKANTLLGIDISSTSVKLLELSRQGDRYRVEAYAVEPLPVNAVVEKNIAELEGVGQAVSRVLVKARTGLKSVAVAVAGSAVITKIIEMDAGLSDDELENQLKIEADQYIPYPLDEVAIDFEVQGVSPRNPERVSVLLAACRKENVEVREAALALAGLTARVVDVEAYALERSFGLLATQLAASQERLTVAVVDIGATMTTLSVLHNGKIIYTREQLFGGRQLTEEIQRRYGLTLEQAGLAKKQGGLPDDYISEVLQPFREALVQQVSRSLQFFFASGQYNAVDHILLAGGTASVPGLDRLIEQRLNTPTQVANPFANMALSSKVNAGALASDAPALMIACGLALRSFD
- a CDS encoding PilN domain-containing protein, giving the protein MARINLLPWREERREERRKRFLLALIGVVVGSVGAVLIADQVISAAIERQVARNDYIGKQIAVVDERIKQISDLKARRQQLVERMRIIQDLQGNRQISGRIFDQLARTLPDGVYFTDVKMVGKTLSISGAAESNNRVSELMRNLDASDWFDAPSLNEVKATTAGQVDQANTFELTVRQTQPRTLEDEQ
- the pilO gene encoding type 4a pilus biogenesis protein PilO, yielding MKPSEWLESLRDIDFNDLDTSNIGSWPAAVKAIAGALLMVLVLALGYNFFISDVESQLEAKREEEATLKEQFASKARLSANLELYTQQMKEMENTFGVLLRQLPSDTEVPGLLEDITRTGLGSGLEFEEIKLLPEVTQQFYIELPIQITVTGAYHDLATFVSGVAGLPRIVTLHDFELAPADKEGGPKLRMSILAKTYRYNDKGLQK
- a CDS encoding pilus assembly protein PilP; translated protein: MSPIRCIALSMTLLALNGCGGSDDFSDLDAYMNEVRLRPAGKIEPTPTFRSYPTFTYSAANLRSPFSRQVRVDLAGQKHGSRNVKPDPNRVKQYLEGFNIEQFEMVGTIANASGSFALLRGAGGVHRLKVGDYLGRNDGRIVAISATQVDVVEIVPDGEGAWLERPRTIPLKEHS
- the pilQ gene encoding type IV pilus secretin PilQ, whose translation is MNRIFSTLGFSLWIALMSPMVLAANLKTLDVAALPGDRVELKLSFDGPPPQPKGYTTESPARIALDLPGVASQLPNKNLDLGSGNARTATVVEAKERTRLIVSLTQLAPYSTRVEGNNLFVVVGQGAPAPVSRPAAVAPRVTAKAPAPARAFVPKTRAIRGVDFQRGTAGEGNVVIDLSDPTIAPDIQEHDGKIILSFARTQLPEKLRVRLDVKDFATPVQFVNAGVSADRTVITVEPSGTYEYSTFQTDNKLTVSIRPMTVDDLQKRNADRQAYVGEKLSLNFQDIDVRSVLQLIADFTNLNLVASDTVQGGITLRLQNVPWDQALDLVLKTKGLDKRKIGNVLLVAPADEIAARERQELESQKQIAELAPLRRELLQVNYAKAADIAKLFQSVTSAEAKIDERGSITVDERTNNIIAYQTQDRLDELRRIVAQLDIPVRQVMIEARIVEANVDYDKSLGVRWGGSIQNKGNWNASGVNGSSTTIGTPGSTSTNSPFVDMGTVGNTSGIGIAFITDNVLLDLELTAMEKTGNGEIVSQPKVVTSDKETAKILKGTEIPYQEASSSGATSVSFKEASLSLEVTPQITPDNRIIMEVKVTKDEPDYLNKVQDVPPIKKNEVNAKVLVNDGETIVIGGVFSNTQSKVVDKVPFLGDVPYLGRLFRRDVVSEKKSELLVFLTPRIMNNQAIAVSR